In Triticum urartu cultivar G1812 chromosome 6, Tu2.1, whole genome shotgun sequence, the following proteins share a genomic window:
- the LOC125517293 gene encoding uncharacterized protein LOC125517293 translates to MVSWSDSESTEGSAVQYISSDDSPVKTPTTIDEPSFEGLADDLNVICEHGNPGRKYVAFEGISTRRRFIACATEGVANYALVQWVDEHWLEHLQNAIHKLWLMYEDSQHNNKMACLEHSCTETYEKLVEDVNNLLDYKDSHPEVNQKNDAENIPVSVESSMTKDAEIKKLKVVVDQLKQIHVAQATVIRNLKFNHLKEKEKLSSDKRTLEICYADLKKEKDDMKKEKEQVDCCIAALMKVKEKLTMEKSTLASNIVELKTAGDSNKRKLHQIKATCDED, encoded by the exons ATGGTGTCATGGAGCGACAGCGAGAGCACTGAGGGCTCCGCCGTGCAGTACATCTCCTCCGATGACTCCCCTGTCAAG ACCCCAACTACAATTGATGAGCCGTCGTTCGAGGGTCTTGCTGATGACTTGAATGTGATTTGTGAGCATGGGAATCCAGGGAGGAAATATGTTGCATTTGAGGGGATAAGCACTAGGAGGAGGTTCATTGCCTGTGCCACTGAA ggtgttgcaaatTATGCATTGGTGCAGTGGGTAGATGAGCATTGGCTAGAGCATCTGCAGAATGCTATTCATAAGCTGTGGCTTATGTATGAGGATAGCCAGCATAATAACAAGATGGCATGCCTGGAGCATTCATGCACT GAGACATATGAGAAGCTTGTTGAAGATGTGAACAACCTCTTGGATTATAAGGATAGCCATCCTGAGGTAAACCAGAAGAATGATGCTGAGAACATTCCAGTGAGTGTGGAAAGTAGCATGACAAAGGATGCTGAGATCAAAAAATTGAAGGTTGTTGTTGACCAGTTAAAGCAAATTCATGTAGCTCAAGCCACTGTCATTAGGAATTTGAAGTTCAACCATCTTAAAGAGAAGGAAAAGTTGAGTTCTGATAAGAGGACTTTGGAGATTTGCTATGCTGACCTGAAGAAAGAGAAGGATGACATGAAGAAAGAGAAGGAACAGGTGGATTGTTGCATTGCTGCGCTGATGAAAGTGAAGGAAAAGTTGACCATGGAGAAGAGTACTCTTGCTTCCAACATTGTTGAGCTCAAGACAGCAGGTGATAGCAACAAGAGGAAGCTCCACCAGATTAAGGCTACTTGTGATGAGGACTAA